TCCTCACGACTGTTGTTGGCGTGGTGGGTGCGCTCTTTTCATTCGTTGCTCGACTGCTGGCTGGATCGTACGTGATTCCAGTGATACTTGCTCTCTTGCTCCTCAGTGCAAGCATCGCTGCAAGCGTTGGTACTGGTGTGTTGTCAAGCCGATTTCTCTCGAATCCGTACTGGTGAATCAATAACTGAAAATAGTTCAGTGGTGCGTGGAGGAGCGTTATTCTTCTCGGTCTCTGTTCTCCGGGCTCCGTGGGTGGTACTCCGTCTCGTATTCACCGGGACGGTCGTCGAGACGGTCCGGATTGAGGTAGCCACCGAGGAGCATGAAGTCGACGATTGTGAGGTTGACCATTGCCTCAACGACTGGGACGCCCCGAGGCGGGAGAACGGGATCGTGTCGACCAATAACTTGAATCTCTTTTTCCTCGCCCGTCTCCCAGTCGACTGTCGTCTGTGTTTTCGGGATGGATGTGGGGGCATGCAGCGTCACTTCCCCGTAGATCGGCTGGCCGGTCGTGATGCCGCCCTGCAGGCCGCCGTGGTCGTTACCGACGGGGATGGGATCGCCGTCCTCATCGAAGGTCCAGTCTTCGTTGCGCTCGCTCCCGGTCTGTTCGCGCGCTGTCCGACCCAATCCGAACTCGAATCCTGTAGCGGCGGGAACGGCCATCATCGCCTGTCCGAGGCGTGCGGTAACTGAATCGAATCGCGGAGCTCCCAGTCCGCGTGGCACACCACGCGCCTCAAAGTAGATTGAACCACCGATCGAATCGCCCTCCTGCTGGTATGTTTGGATGCGCTCGCGCATCCGTTCTGCCGTCTCAGGATGAGCACACCGCACCTCGTTTTCCTCTGTATGTTCGAGGAGTTCATCGAACGATACATCAGGAGACTCGATGTCACCGATCTGATTGACGTGTGCTTTGACCTGAATTCCCTCGCGTTCGAGGAGTTTCTGCGCGATTGCTCCAGCAGCGACCCAATTAACGGTCTCGCGAGCGCTCGAACGACCACCACCACCCCAGTTTCGCGTCCCGAACTTCGCAGAGTAGGTGAAATCTCCGTGACTCGGACGGGGTGCGGTAATGAACGGTTCGTATTTCCCCGAACGAGGGTCTTTGTTCTGAATCCCCATCCCGATCGGCGTTCCCGTCGTATAGCCGTCCTGCAGACCGCTGTGAATCTCGACAGCGTCGGGTTCGTCGCGGCTGGTCGTGATCATCGATTGGCCGGGCTTGCGCCGATCAAGTTCGTGCTGAACGTCCTCTTCAGAGAGTTCGAGACCCGCCGGACATCCAGAGACCGTGACACCCATCGCCGGCCCGTGACTCTCACCATAACTGGTGACGCGAAAGAGCCGACCAAACTCGTTTCCATTCATTACTCGGGTATTGGAGGCGGGCCATTTAGGTGTTGCAACTCGCGCAACCGAGGAGACAGAAAAGCTCTGCGTTACTCGATGTACACACACGCCAGATACTGTGTCGGCGTCACAGCAACACAGCACACACCCAGAATTACAACACGCCGGTGATGAATCCAAGGCCCATCAGAATCAGAACGGCTGCTGAGATCGTCGGGAAGTATTCGGCGTAGCGCTCGGCACGTTCTTCGTACCGTTCGAAACCAGCAATAAATAACATGGTCAGTGCAACGAGCGCAAGGATCACAGCAAGTGCATAGACGAGCATCAGTTCGAGACAGTACGACGAACCGGTACACATCGCAATGATCTCGAACTCCTCCTCGTGCGCAAATCCGAGGAAAAACGCGGCACTCGTGATTCCCCACAACCCACGCGAATCATCAGGCGATAGCTCGCTGTGGTCGTGATCGTCATGATCATGGTCATAATCATGCTCGTGATCATGATCGTGGTCGTGATCGTGATCGTGATTTTTTTCGTTCTCGCTCTGAGCATGAGTGTGTGAGTGGCCATTCCGATACTCGTAGATGCCGAGTAAGATGAGGAGCACACCAGCAACGTAGTTCAGTCCATCGAATTGTCCGATTCCGCTGTACGTTTTGAGGAGGAAAAAGAGACCGACGACAGCGATAGAGCTGATGAGATGTCCGATGCCAATAAGAAGACCGGAAATGAACCCGAAAATCCACCGATTTGATGTGTCAATAGCGTACACTGCTGCGACTGGCCAGCCGTGACCCGGTTCGGCTCCGTGGATGAGTCCGAGAGCCACCGCACCGACAAACACCGAGAGCGACCCATCAAGCATATCAGAAGACAGAACAGCCATTGATAAGATGGTTGTTATGATCGGAATGGGGATATCGTAATAACCGGGACATCTTTGCTGGAGAGATCGAATATCCGCCATGCGTACGAGCCTGAATATTCCCAAAGAGGATCTCGCGGCATTCGATGCAGTCTGGCAATCGGAAGGCTACGACTCGCGTTCGCGTGCGGTTCGAGAGGCCATTCGAGAGTACACGGAAGCCCACGCACGCCTCGAAGAGACGACTGGCGAGGTCGTTGCTCTTCTCGCGTTCGATTACGAACACCACGCAGTCATCGAACCGCTCCATACAGTCCAACACGAGTTTCAGGACGTTATCAGCGCGACCAGCCACGCACATCAGGGAGACTGGTGTCTCGAAGGAGTGTTCTGTCGTGGGTCGGCTCCACGTGTTCGTGAACTCGTGTATGAGCTCAGAGATTTCGACGCCGTTGGTCGAGTGAAAGTGATGACACTCATGGCCAATGATGACTGATGACAGCGAGATCGACGACGGAAGGGTAGTGATAGAAATAACAACAATAGTAGCGATGAAATGAATATCAAAATAAAAATGGACATGGATTTTCCGAGCGTATTCATTGTGCGGCAAAAACCGCCAAGACTCATTACCCCCCAGAGAGAGACTCCACTATGAGTTTCGCCGAGATGGACATCGACACTATTTGGATGGATGGCGAGTTCGTCGACTGGGATGAAGCACAGATACACGTCCTCACGCACGGACTCCACTACGGAAGCGGTGTCTTCGAGGGGGTCCGCTGCTATGCGACCGAGCATGGTCCAGCTATCTTCCGGTGGGAGGAACATCTCGAACGGCTATACAATTCCGCAAAGCCCTACGGACTCGACATCGAGTATACCAAAGAAGAACTTACCGAGGCGACGGTTGAGCTCATCCGCCGTCAAGATCTCGCGTCGTGTTATATCAGACCGCTCGCGTTTTATGGATACGACAGCCTCGGTGTGAGTCCGGAAGGCTGTCCGACACAGGTCGCTATCGCCTGCTGGCCATGGGGGACGTATCTGGGCGAGCAGGCGCTCGAAGAGGGCGTTGACGTGATGGTTTCCTCGTGGCGCAAGCACGCATCGAGTCAGATCCCGACGAACGCCAAAACCACTGGACTGTATGTCAACAGCCTTCTCGCTGGCGAAGAAGCGCGACGAAACGGCTACGTCGAAGCCATTGTTCTGAATAAGGAAGGAAACGTTGCCGAGGGACCAGGTGAGAACATCTTCGTCGTGCGTGACGGCGAGATCTACACACCAGGACTCGCAGAGAGCATCTTGGACGGTATCACACGCAGAACTGCCATCACGCTCGCCCGCGAACAGGGGTATACGGTTCACGATGAAGCGACGATCAGCCGTGGTGAGCTGTACACCGCTGACGAGCTCTTCTTCACTGGAAGTGCTGCCGAAATCACGCCAATTCGTTTGGTTGACGACGTTCAGATCGGTGACGGAACGCGTGGACCTATCACTGAAGACGTGCAGTCGGCGTTCTTCGATCTCGTCGAGCGACGCGTGAGCGACCACGATGAGTGGTTCCACTACGTTTCGGAGTGAGCCATCGTATTTGATTCGGTGGTGCAAGCTGTTCGTGCTGGAGATTTGCTTCGACAGTCAGAATTGAGAGTGCTGATGAGCAAGCAGGCTAGTCCGACACCTGAACAGACACGCCACCAAACACCGCAATGAAAACAATAAGATGAATCGACAAGAGTGAACGCGGATCAACTCGTATCGTTGGTTCTGCTTCCAGACACACCGCCGCAGTGAGATCGTATTTGTGGAGCACCATCGTCACGGATTTCGATTACGATTGTTTCTGTGTCACAGTTACCGTTTGGAGGGACGTACTCAGCCGTGCGTGGGTCGCTCTCATCAACATGAATGGTAATCGTGTGCGCTGGGCCACGAAACGTGCCAGCGACGGTGGTCGCATTCGATTTGATTTGGTACTGAAATCGAAAGAGGTGTTTCTCGTCAGGATTGTCAATGGTAACTGTCACATTACGTGCTGAGTCACCGAGGTTTTCGACGACAACGTTCCGGTTCCGTTTGGGCATGTCCATCCCGAAGAGCTGTCCGAGACATCCAGATGTGGCCGAGAGGACACCGAGACAAACAGCACCGACGACAGTTCGTCGGGAACACGGTCGTCTCCGAACGCTTGAAGATGACATAGTACAGGATTTACGCCATTCCGAATGAATCATCCGACATCAGATTGTTCCGTTTATCAACATATTTTTTTTATGCCGTCGTTTTTCGCTCTGCTGAGAACCGCGATTCCGCGATTGCGAATGCGAGTGTGCTGAACACACCGAGCAACGTGCTTGCGGTGAGGACAATAGCGAGAAATGAGAGATTAACATATGAGAGTACGTGCGCGCTCACGCCGTAGAGAACGGCTGCGATGGCCAGTACATAGAAGGGAGCGTTGAGGTGACGCCACCGGAAGGTGTCGTGGAGATACTCGTCTGTAATGTGGCCGAGACTCGCTGTGACTCCAGCAGCGGCAAGCCAGTATACAGCGCCGTAGACGAGCGCAGCACCAGTCGTGAGAATACCAACCGGAGCGCCCGATCGGAGGCTGGAAAGCGTGTCAACGCCGTTTACACTGCCAATTACGATCAGTGCGGCTGCAACGACGTACGTCACAATCGTTACTCGACCAGTGTAGAGGCTCGTTCGGGCACGCTTGACGGCAGTGTCGAGAACCCGGTCAAGCCCGAGTCCACGGAAGAGGAGATAAGCCCCAAGAGAGCCACTCAGTGCCCCGAGCGTCGCACCAGGGAGATTAAAATGATTTGCCACTTCGACGAGCGGGTAGACGAGCAAGAGGACGCCAAGTGGAATAAGGATGGTACCACGCGTCTCGGGGTCATCAAGCACCTGCTTAATCGTATAGTACATCGATTCGAGATCTTGTGCCTGCCGGACAACGACCCGCTGAACACTATCTATTGGGACACGGGAACGGATGACCGGGATGACGCTCTCGTCTTGTGCACCATCAGTGACGACGATAGCGTGTACGTCTTCGCCGGTTGATAACGAGGCGAGAACGGTATCGACCTCTTCACCGACTTTTCGGTTTGCGGCGACATCGCTCCCATTCGTTCCAGTGACGACCGCTACCTCAACTGTCTCGTCATCGATGTGGTCGTAGAGGTGTATCCCTTCGAACACCACGTTGACATCCGAATCCTCGGGATCTGCGGTAGCGAGTGCAACAGCTGCTTCTTCTACAGACTCGCGCCCGACGACTGGCGTCTGTAGTCCAGTCTTGCGTCCAAGATCGTCGTCAAGGTCGACACACAGCACCAGCAACATCACTCGACGGTACAGCCCCCGGGGTAACGAACTTATCGGGCACGAATCGAATCCCGGATGTGTGCAGTGCGAATCTATGATCAGCCGATCGAACGGTTGTACGATCTACGGCGACCGACAACGGACAGTATATCCCTCCGGCGACCGTGCAAGCAACCATGCGAACGAGGCGTCAGGTGCTCGGTACGCTCGGTGCGCTCGGTACGGTGACGGCGCTCGCTGGCTGTGCCAGTCGAGCAGACAGACAGAGCGGCGGAGCAGGGCTGTTCGCCCCTGAATTTTCTGACCGATCTATCCCAGAGCAGTACACCTGTGCAGGTGGAGATATTTCACCAGAACTCGAATTTTCAGATGTTTCCTTTGACACTGAGGCGTTCGCGCTTATTATGGATACTGTCGATGCGTCCGGTTCGAAGCCGTTCGTCCATTGGCTTATCTGGAACATCCCAGCAAACACGACGACACTTCCAGAGGGTATTCCACAACAACCACGAGTCGAACTTTCCGAACGTGGAACTGATCCCGGATTCCCTGCGACCGTCACCGGAACGACTGGGCCGGTACATCAGGGAACCAATGGGTTCGGTGAAATAGGATATCGTGGTCCGTGTCCCCCACCAGAAGAACCGCCATATACCTACGAATTTACGCTGTATTCACTCCGATCAACGATCGACGTAGCTCCTGGAGCGAAGCGCCCAGCACTCGAATCGGCCATCCAGAGTGAACTCATCGGGGAAACGACGCTGATAGGAACATTCGATCGATAAGCCAAATAGAGACAGCACACGATGCGGTCTGCAATTCGGGAAAGAACGCACGACTTTTCAGCGTCGACCGGATATCGAACGTAACGGATGATCTCAAAGGGCTGTGAACAGTGTGCCGAGGGCGGCAAGATGGTGCTGTTCGTCTACGGATACTGTGACCAGCGTGATTGCTTTTACTGCCCGCTCGGTGAGAATCGCAAGAACGTCATGGACGTGTACGCCAACGAACGGCTGATCGAAGAAGACGAGGACATAATCCGCGAGGCAAAGCGCATGGACGCCCTCGGAACATCGATCACCGGAGGAGAACCACAAGAAGTCCTCAACCGTACCTGCCGATACCTGTCTCTATTGAAAGATGAATTCGGAGAGGATCATCACACGCACCTGTATACTGGTATTACGGGCGGTCGGGAGAACATGCGTCGGCTCGCGTCCGCCGGTCTCGACGAGATCAGGTTCCACCCACCGTACGAACTGTGGGGCGATCTCCACGGGACCGAGTGGGAGGATATCCTGTACATTGCCCGTGAAGAAGGACTCACACCCGCGTTCGAGATTCCCGGCATTCGGGCCGAATCGGAGTTCCTCACGTTTCTCGATGAGGGCGCAGCGGAGTTCTGTAACATCAACGAGTTCGAGATGAGCGACGGAAACGCACAACGAATGAAAGAACAGGGCTATGAACTCCGCGATGGCCACATGAGTGCCGTCGAAGGGAGTCACGATGTGCTCGAAGAGATGGGCGAGCACGAGCGCGTCTACTTTTGTACCAGCGTGTTCAAGGACGCTGCCCAACACCGCAATCGTCTGAAACGAATGGCGCGCAATGTTCAACGGCCGTTCGATGAGATAACAGACGATGGAACCCTCGTCTATGGGAAGACGTGGTTGACAGAAGCAGAACTGCAAGCACTCGGTGTCCCTGAAGAGTACTATACGGTGAAGACGGACCACGTCGAGCTCGCGTGGTGGCTTTTAGAGGAGCTCATCGAAGAAGGCGATGCGGGACGTGGCGAAGTCGTTGAGCAGTACCCGACTGTGAACGGAACCGTCGTCGAGCGAACGCCGTTGGCGTAGCGCCGGTAGCTTCGTGAGATGGGATCTATCGATTGAGTATAGCTTTGTACACTATACTAGCGCTTTCATGTCTTCCACAAACTGTTCTGTGTTCTCGAACATCTCATCGAGATCACCTTCGATCGGATCGTGTTCGTAGTCCGCTGTCTGTCGTCGCGTTCTCATCGCGTTTAGAAAGCGGCCATCATCGCGGCTTGCTTCGTTTTCCATTACGATCTCTTCTCAGAAATCAGATACGACTCCGTTGTGTGTCGTCGGATCGAATCCTCGCGTATGGAGTACGGCTATTGCTGCGTGAAAACAAGCGTAGTAGAGTCGATTTACGATCGCTCGATCTGTTCCGCCGGTCTGTCGAAGCTTGGTGGCATCAGCCAACGCCTCGTTGGCCCGCTCGAATTCCTCTGTCGTGTACTCATCCATATAATCGACCCTCTCTCCGTACGTTTCGCAGAAATGGAAAATCCTTCCGAGACTCAAATTTCTCTCTCGTTTTGATGTGTGGACTTATCACAACGCCGTGTTCGAGACCGATGTCGAACGCTAGGGCGTAGAGCGTCTCCGCCTCCTCAGTCGTTGTAAGAATCACAAGAATATCGACATCGGAATGTTCGGTCGCCTCGCCTCGTGCTGTACTCCCGTAGAGGATAATTTCGTGAATATCATCCCCGAGTACTTCCTTCGCTCCCTGCGCGAACGCCTCAAATGCTCGTTCTCGCTGTCGGGTCGCTTGTGTACTCATAATAAGCCCTTAGACGGCCAGTTATTCAATCTCTTGGGTGAATACGCAAAGACCAGTATGATTCCTCCGATGGTGTCCGAATCAACAGTCGAGAACTTCACCATGACCGCGTTGGTCGACTCCGATGGGTTAGTTCGATCAAGTACGTACGAAATAACGTATACGACCAGTGAAGGAGAGACACACAGCAGGACGGGTTCGATCCGGTTCAACGGCGCCGATACCACGACGGTTACCGAACCCGCGTGGGTCGAGGAGGCACAAGCCGAAAGCTAACTAACAATCAGATCTCCGACTCGAGCAGTTCGATATCCCCGACGATATCGTAGGGATCGTCTCCTGCACGAATTCCTTCCAACATGACGAACGCCGCTTTCGGTGCGAGGAAGTGCCGACAGATCACTCTTCCGAGTGGCGTCGCGGTCGCCCCGTCGATGAAGTCGTACTGGATGAGTTTTCCGAGCGCGTGTTTCGTCGGCACATCTCCGATCATTCGGTCGTTGAGACGCTTTGCACCTCGACCGGCAACAACGATGTTCGCAAGCGTCTCTTCGACGGCCGCTGACTCGTCGTAGGGCGTCACGACTGACTCCATCTCTCCTTTAAGAAGTTTGAACGCTACCTCATCCTCGGTCATTCCCATGGAGTTATGGTACGTGCCATCGGGTTCGACGAGGAGGTAGACGGTACCTTCGTCGTGGAAGTCAGGACGTCCCGCGCGTCCGAGCATCTGACTGAACTCCTGCACCGAAAGCCACTCGATGCCCATTGCAAGCGAGTCGAAAATGACCTGCGATGCAGGAAAGTCGACGCCAGCGGCGAGCGCGGCGGTCGTCACAACGGCAGCGAGCTCCTGATCTGCGAATTTCCGCTCGACCGTCTTTCGGCGCTTATAGTCCAGCCCAGCGTGATACGGCGCACTATCGTACTCCAGCGACCGACTGATGGAGTGACAGCGCCGCCGTGAATTGGTGAAGATGATGGTCTGGCCGCGATAGTCTTTCGACGATTTCGTATCGAATGCACGTCTAACGAGCTTGTTCTCGATATCCGATTTATCGTGCCCGTCCGTGAACGTAACGTGGCGCTCAATAGGAACTGGTCGCTCCTCGAACTCAATGAGTGTCGCATCGAGCGCGCCCGCGAGCTGTTTGGGGTTGCCTACAGTCGCGGAGAGATACACCCACTGCGTGTCCCCCTTGTCCTGCTCACAGTAGTGTTTCAAGCGGGAAATGAGGCCATCGAGACGGTGACCGCGTTCGGTTTCCCCAAGGGTGTGAACTTCGTCAATGACGACAGTGCCGATATCACCGAGATCCTTCCCGGTGCGAAGAGCGTGGTCGATCCCCTCGTAGGTCCCGACAATAACGTCCGCACCGGGATTGAAGCCCGCACCACCATCACGGATACGGCTCGCCCCAACCCGAATTGTCACGTCTACGAGAGAGCCGTACGCTTCGTCGAACTGTTCGTGTTTCTGGTTCGCCAGCGCGACGAGTGGGACGAGAAAGAGCATCTTTCCCTCCCCAGAGAGGATACGATCGATACCGGCGAGTTCACCGATAAGCGTCTTCCCTGTCGCGGTCGCACTCACGACGAGCTGATCGCGTCCCGAGAGGACGCCGTTTCTGACCGCGAGACTCTGGACTGGGAGGAGCTGCTCAAACTGTTCGGTGATGAGCGATGCGAGCTTCGGATTGAGATCAAGCGCATCAGTCGGGACGGGATCGACCGCATCGACCGTGGAGCTAATCTCATCAAACTTCGTAAGTTCGGGGTCGAGACGGCCTTTCAAGAGGTTCACTATCCGATCGAGATCGCCGATCTCGACTAACAGATCTTCGAGACGCTCGCGGGCACCGGACTGGAGACTCCGGTAGTTGAGCTCCCGTTCGAGTTCGCGCTTTGCACAATCGAGACAGATGTGTTCACCGTCGGCACGAATATCCGTCTCACTCGTTAGCGGTGAGTATCGACCCGCGCTCGCGCAGTATCGGCACGTCCGAACGACCTTTGCACCGAGCTGATAGCCGTCCAGCATCGATCGAATCTGATCGCGTCCGTTCCGTGATGTCTGCTCGGAGATACGGATGCGCGTCGCGCGTCGTGCGATGTCGACGAACTCCTCGGGCCGACGGAGGTCTTCACCCGACCCTTCACTCACACGAAACCGAGCCGGACGAGGTCCGGCATTCGTCTCTTTCAGCTCAAGAATCGCCTGCAGCAGCCGCTCGTTATCACGGGTAACGACGACAGTGTAATCGTCGGACCGTTCGTGGAGGAACAGGGTGTCGACCGCCGAAACCTGCTGAGACACGGACCCTACTACCCGGCGGGGCTATTTGACTGTCCCGAACTCGATGCACCGTTCATCAGAGACGGGCGTCGAGATCGAGGTACGATTCAAACGTCGTCAGACTCTCTAGAGCGACACCGAACGCCTCAATGTCGTTCGAATCGGTGGTGTTGTCCATACGGAGTGATTTCGCTTGGTCGGCACCCATTGGGGCGCCCGGAAGCGGACCGACGACAGTGAGACCGATATCGACGAGCTGCATCGGGATCGGAACGATCGTCACCGACTGTCCACTCGCTCGGTAGACGAGTTTGGTAACGTCCGCGAGTGTGAGCATTTCCGGGCCGGCAATTTCGTAGGTCCCGTCGAACGCGTCGTCTTCGATCGCATCAGCGAGTATCGGGACGAGGTCACCAACCCAGATGGGCTGGAACCGAGTACGCGTCCCCCCGCCTGGCAGTCCCGTTACAAACGGCGTGGTGAGTTGTTTTGTGAACGAGACAAATTCTCCACCGTCACCAAACACGATTGACGGACGAATGATGACGTGGTCGAGAGTGGCATTTCTGATGACGGCTTCGGCCTGACCCTTCGCTTTGATGTATGCTGTGTCGCCGTTCGGGTCCGCCCCGAGTGCGCTCATCTGAACGATCCGACCAACGTCGTTCTCTTGTGCCGCGCGAACGATGTTTTCGGTCCCGCCGAGATGGACGTCAAAGTGCTTTCTGTCGCCGCCACTCGGTTTGAACAGCGGCGAGAGGGCGACCAAATTGACGACAACATCCATCCCATCGAACGCAGGCGCGATTGAATCGTACGCAGTGACATCACCCATCGCCGTCTCGACGCCGTCGGAAAGATTTGTCTCACTTGGAGTGCGCGAGAGTGCGATCACGTCATGACCGCGCGAGTCTAGTTCATTGCACAACGCCGTCCCGATAAAGCCGCTCCCACCGACGACTAGCACACTCATAGTATCATATTTGTTCGATAAAGACGTAAAACTATCGTGCGAATACAATCGGTTTCAGTCTACTGAGAAGACTGTTGTACAGAGTAGCAATACGGGAATGCATGAAACTCAGTTGCATGTTCTCTCAGAGAGGCAGTTCTGAGACCGTACTGTCTTACTATGAGACCCTCGTATCCGAAGTATGCTTATCACGCTCGAAGGTATCGATGGAGCCGGTAAGACGACAGTGCAAGAGGCGCTTGAAGCGACTGTCGACGCCGTATTCACAGGGGAACCAACTAGCTCGTGGTACGGAGAAAGCGTCGCTCGGTCGTTGGCTGACAACGAGGCGGATCCACTCGCCGAACTGTTTCTCTATACGGCAGATCACGCAGATCATCTCGCTCGGGTAATTCGTCCAGCACTCGATCAGGGTGAAGTCGTTATCTCAGATCGCTACTCGGACTCACGATATGCGTATCAGGGAGCCAGTTTGGAGGGTGTCGTTCCGCGACCGATGGAGTACATACGTGGGATTCATCAACCATTCACTCGTCCGCCAGACGCTACGATCTACCTCGATATCTCCCCAGAAGAAGGTGCAAAGCGCGCGGGTGCGAGTGATAAATTCGAACAAGCGGGCTATCTCACAGCCGTTCAGGAAAACTACGAGCGACTGATCGGATACGATCCCGATCGCTTCATTCGGATCAATGCCGAACGCTCGCCTGAAGCGGTCATCGAGGATGTCGAACGAGCGATCGAACGGCTGCTAGAAGGGTAACAGGGCTTCTTGTCGTTTGTCCCCAAGAATCCTCTATGAATACGAACGCGACACTACCCACTCCTCGACGCTCTCGATCACCTCAGCGTCTGTAGCCGCCGTCGGTGAGAGTGACGCCGTCTCGACGATCATCAAGGATAGAGAATGTATCGTCAATCGCACGGTGTTGCCGTACAAGCAGTCGATCGACTGCTTCGGATGCGACTTCCTCCACGGTTAC
The nucleotide sequence above comes from Halocatena marina. Encoded proteins:
- the tmk gene encoding dTMP kinase gives rise to the protein MLITLEGIDGAGKTTVQEALEATVDAVFTGEPTSSWYGESVARSLADNEADPLAELFLYTADHADHLARVIRPALDQGEVVISDRYSDSRYAYQGASLEGVVPRPMEYIRGIHQPFTRPPDATIYLDISPEEGAKRAGASDKFEQAGYLTAVQENYERLIGYDPDRFIRINAERSPEAVIEDVERAIERLLEG